A window of Pomacea canaliculata isolate SZHN2017 linkage group LG3, ASM307304v1, whole genome shotgun sequence contains these coding sequences:
- the LOC112559997 gene encoding uncharacterized protein LOC112559997 has product MKVSGVRPACILLGSLLAAGYLSVFCEGKLQKATHGQIPYSGEEIHRRDETPTSLIPTEDHLNIKRQEEEGDHHEDDGHGHQGKRQVEEDGGYPNPESPLEDGHNHMETPRGKRQQGWHTQHGKRSDNLETLSRGLWNKLSNEEEYALY; this is encoded by the exons atgaaagtaagtGGAGTTCGGCCGGCATGCATCCTCCTGGGATCGCTTCTTGCTGCCGGATATCTATCAG ttttctgtGAAGGTAAGCTACAAAAAGCAACCCATGGCCAGATCCCTTACAGTGGGGAAGAAATACACCGAAGAGACGAGACGCCGACCTCTCTGATTCCGACAGAAGACCATCTGAATATCAAACGTCAGGAGGAGGAGGGCGATCATCATGAGGACGACGGCCATGGCCATCAGGGAAAACGTCAGGTGGAGGAGGATGGCGGTTATCCGAATCCGGAGAGTCCTTTGGAAGACGGCCATAACCACATGGAAACTCCCAGGGGAAAACGTCAACAGGGTTGGCACACGCAGCATGGAAAACGGTCTGACAACTTGGAAACACTCAGTAGAGGACTGTGGAATAAGCTTTCCAACGAAGAGGAGTATGCATTGTACTAG
- the LOC112559041 gene encoding methylthioribulose-1-phosphate dehydratase-like, which yields MDPNYPKEHPRNLIPELCRLFYKLEWVTGTGGGITVKYNNEIYIAPSGVQKERIEPADLFVQTIDERDIDGPPPKKKLKKSQCTPLFMNAYTMRNAGAVIHTHSKNAVMATLLYPETEFRITHQEMIKGIKKCSQGSYYRYDEELVVPIIENTPEEKDLQAEMARAMEDYPDTCAVLVRRHGVYVWGDTWEKAKSMCECYDYLFDIAVRMKQMGLDPTQVPKAPKGAYTSNCV from the exons ATGGATCCAAATTATCCGAAG GAGCACCCAAGAAACCTTATTCCAGAGTTATGTCGTCTGTTTTATAAACTGGAATGGGTGACAGGCACCGGCGGTGGCATAACTGTAAAGTACAA CAACGAAATCTACATTGCCCCCTCTGGGGTACAGAAAGAGAGGATCGAACCAGCTGACCTGTTTGTACAGACAATTGATGAAAGAGATATTGACGGGCCTCCACCcaagaaaaaactgaaaaagagcCAGTGCACGCCACTGTTTATGAATGCCTATACTATGAGAA ATGCTGGAGCAGTCATCCACACACATTCCAAGAATGCTGTTATGGCAACACTATTATACCCTGAAACAGAATTTCGAATTACTCACCAGGAGATGATCAAgggcataaaaaaatgtagtcaaG GGTCTTATTATCGTTACGATGAGGAATTGGTTGTACCAATTATTGAAAACACTCCAGAAGAAAAAGACTTACAG GCAGAAATGGCTAGAGCAATGGAAGACTATCCAGATACTTGTGCAGTTCTGGTGCGGCGGCATGGTGTCTATGTATGGGGAGACACCTGGGAGAAAGCTAAAAGCAT GTGTGAATGTTATGACTACCTCTTTGATATTGCTGTTCGAATGAAGCAAATGGGACTGGATCCTACTCAAGTGCCAAAGGCACCAAAAGGAGCCTATACATCTAACTGTGTATAA
- the LOC112559040 gene encoding pyruvate dehydrogenase protein X component, mitochondrial-like, protein MSAGGIGGLGRISRVLNGLQLIVNRSSLHHATIRTFYLQAACEATHKIEMPSLSPTMTSGTIVKWTKKEGETVSPGDVLCEIQTDKAVVGFEYEEDGVLAKILKGDNSKDVPIGAIIALIVDPGDDWKNVQIPADIMGSSPPEKAAPAPPSQKPSASVPPSQVSAASAPPSQVSAASPRSAKATELVEWHLIAPSAKLLLHDYNVNVKDVTRTGPGGTLLKLDVLNYINSKGLKKASHKEKTAPPSPLQKAEQEPLIGTLVVPSVDIPLTNMRNVIAKRLTQSKTTIPHAYATIDCSMKAVTKLRKDLAGNGVKVSVNDFIIKAAGFALKDSPEVNSTWEADAPNLATSVDISVAVATQEGLITPIVKNVPSLGLAEIASTIKVLVEKARDGKLKPEEFIGGSFSISNLGMYGITEFTAVINPPQVAILAVGATRPCPGLDLTIDPRMSVTLSYDRRAINEFEATQFLEKFKMAVESPELLATGTASRRASK, encoded by the exons ATGTCGGCCGGTGGCATAGGCGGTCTGGGACGAATATCAAGGGTTTTGAACGGTCTCCAGTTAATAGTAAACAGAAGTTCATTGCATCATGCAACTATCAGAACATTTTATCTACAGGCAGCATGTGAAG CTACACACAAAATTGAAATGCCATCTCTATCACCTACAATGACATCAGGAACCATTGTAAAATGGACTAAGAAGGAAG GAGAAACTGTGTCCCCAGGGGATGTTCTCTGCGAAATTCAGACGGATAAAGCTGTCGTTGGCTTTGAGTATGAAGAGGATGGTGTTCTAGCCAAGATACTT aagggagataactcaaAAGATGTCCCTATTGGAGCAATCATCGCCCTCATTGTGGACCCAGGGGATGACTGGAAGAATGTGCAGATCCCCGCAGATATAATGGGAAGCTCACCCCCAGAAAAAGCAGCCCCTGCACCACCTTCACAAAAGCCATCAGCATCAGTACCGCCATCACAAGTTTCGGCAGCATCCGCACCGCCATCACAAGTTTCGGCAGCATCACCAAGAAGTGCAAAGGCCACAGAACTTGTAGAATG GCACCTTATTGCTCCATCTGCTAAGCTGCTGCTTCACGACTACAATGTAAATGTTAAGGATGTGACAAGAACAGGGCCTGGAGGAACTCTTCTTAAACT AGATGTTTTGAACTATATCAACTCCAAAGGCCTGAAGAAAGCCAGCCACAAGGAGAAAACTGCGCCACCTTCACCTCTGCAGAAGGCAGAGCAAGAACCACTTATAGGTACATTGGTGGTACCCTCTGTAGATATACCTCTTACAAACATGCGTAATGTCATCGCAAAACGTCTCACACAATCTAAA accACCATACCTCATGCATATGCTACTATTGATTGCTCCATGAAGGCTGTCACAAAGCTTCGAAAAGATCTTGCAG GTAATGGGGTCAAGGTGTCTGTTAATGACTTCATCATCAAGGCAGCAGGCTTTGCATTGAAG GACTCGCCAGAGGTTAACAGCACCTGGGAAGCAGATGCTCCAAACCTTGCCACATCAGTTGATATTTCAGTTGCTGTGGCAACTCAAGAAGGACTCATTACACCCATTGTCAAAAATGTGCCTTCTCTTGGTTTGGCAGAAATTGCTTCCACAATAAAG GTTCTGGTAGAAAAGGCTCGAGATGGCAAGCTAAAACCTGAAGAATTTATTGGTGGAAGTTTCAG CATCTCTAACCTGGGCATGTATGGCATCACGGAGTTCACAGCAGTTATCAACCCTCCACAAGTGGCCATTCTGGCTGTTGGTGCCACACGGCCATGTCCTGGACTGGACCTTACCATAGATCCACGAATGTCAGTCACTCTGTCCTATGACCGTCGTGCCATAAACGAGTTTGAGGCTACACAGTTTTTGGAGAAATTTAAAATGGCTGTGGAAAGTCCAGAACTTTTAGCTACAGGTACTGCTTCAAGAAGGGCTTCCAAGTAA
- the LOC112560136 gene encoding xanthine dehydrogenase-like, which translates to MSLTLPPSSVVCCPVCKASHLPPVGRDLKNGVYAATCEKCGFFFKFRAREPTNSSVTFTINGNQYTVGNDYSPATSLNEYLRSSGISTGTKQMCIEGGCGVCLVAVSLFNPISKSVQVYTVNSCLVQLYMCDGWEITTIEGLGNPRDGLHPIQERLATYNGSQCGFCSPAQVMNMYGLLKRNPHPTMKLVEDNFDCTICRCTGYRSILDAMKSFCIDAKPSPSGGPVDIEDLDAKICKKTGVPCSGSCQKSKSSIISEWNGYNSDAPIHIVSDRAQWFKPVDTSTLYSLLNQYRTANYRLVFGNTGFGVYKDIGPWLYDVLIDLRGISTFYSVQMEETVKIGANVSLTNLLELFETVQEDSLPYFPAFALHLRQVATNTIRNSGSWAGSLMLKHIHPDFVSDIFTILETVGTQIVIADADSQEGIYSLTDFLNLDMRGKVITAAILPRYTDINVHISTFRVSQRLQNCHGYVTSGFNMTIDPNKNYTVTSRPTLVFQGINSKLNHATNTEEFLEGKELGNPQVLKDALQCLGQELNPDSSPVLASPQYRRTLAQALFYRFVLNECPNVVDQRFKSGATFLERPVSSAVQTYDTHKEEWPVTEPMTKREAVYQTSGVTRFLDDQRPAQSELYAAFVLSTVGNAVIDTVDASQALQLPGVYRYIQATDFPAGGENNFMPQSQYSMPEEIFSSGKILFAGQPIGLIVADDTMTAETAASLVKVTYKDVQPPLLNLDEAIKQKSFFPGAPNPLIVGDPDAAIKGSPRRISGSIECGTQYHFQLETQIARCCLNDSGGIEVEASTQWIDGTCEIVAKVLNIPQSSVMVEVKRLGGAFGSKISRNFQVSGACALAAYIMQQPVRLRMGFHDNMKAIGKRFPFHADYEVGFTEDGLLNGIKIFFYADCGSSPNENSVINMYIWMDNAYHCDNWNFTPALVKTNKPSNAYCRSPGSVPAQFIMESIMEHVAKTINKDPSEVRKLNLYQKGQTSAGGMKLDYCIIRDLVAQLEASSDLAVRKKTVEDYNKANRWKKRGLSLVPTRFGLVWRSGYFNVFVAIYHSDGTIVIEHGGIEVGQGINQKVAQVCAYELGVPLNLIRVQKGSSVTNANSMTTGGSITSELNCLGVVNCCEQLKERMALVRQKMKNPTWQQLVTACYQQGVDLCARFMTNPQDKYDCHYNVYGAAVTEAEIDVLTGQSQLLRCDILFDCGESINPEIDIGQIEGGFVMGLGYHLTEKMKYDPDTGVALTAGTWEYKPPMAKNLPIDFRLDLLKNAPNPMGVLGSKGSGEPPLVMSSSALFAIKHAAEAARAEIGQDVFFSLNSPSLVEDVQTICLLDASQMLFS; encoded by the exons ATGTCGTTGACACTGCCACCTagttctgtcgtctgctgcccgGTCTGCAAGGCGAG CCATCTACCACCTGTAGGGAGAGATCTGAAAAATGGTGTCTATGCTGCCACCTGTGAAAAATGCGGCTTCTTCTTTAAGTTTCGTGCCAGGGAACCTACCAACAGTTCCGTCACCTTCACCATAAATGGAAATCAATACACAG TTGGAAATGACTATAGTCCTGCAACCTCCCTCAATGAATACCTTCGATCATCTGGGATATCAACTGGCACCAAGCAGATGTGCATTGAAGGAGGCTGTGGTGTCTGTCTTGTGGCAGTTAGTTTGTTCAACCCCATCAGCAAGTCAGTGCAGGTCTACACTGTGAACTCT TGCCTTGTCCAGCTGTACATGTGTGATGGATGGGAAATCACCACTATTGAAGGACTTGGCAACCCTAGAGATGGATTACATCCCATACAAGAACGTCTAGCAACATATAATGGTTCTCAATGTGGTTTTTGTAGCCCTGCCCAGGTTATGAATATGTATGG GCTTTTAAAGAGAAATCCACATCCAACAATGAAACTAGTGGAGGACAACTTTGATTGCACAATTTGCCGTTGCACAG GATACAGGTCTATTCTGGACGCAATGAAATCTTTTTGTATTGATGCTAAACCATCTCCATCAGGAGGCCCTGTAGATATTGAG GATCTGGATGCAAAGATTTGCAAGAAGACTGGTGTGCCGTGCTCTGGCAGCTGTCAAAAGTCAAAATCTTCCATTATCTCAGAATGGAATGGTTATAACAGTGATGCTCCCATCCACATTGTCAGTGACAGGGCTCAGTGGTTTAAACCTGTAGACACCTCTACCTTGTACTCATTGCTCAACCAGTATCGTACTGCAAACTATCGACTGGTGTTTGGCAACACTGGCTTTG GTGTCTACAAGGATATTGGACCATGGCTGTATGATGTCCTGATTGATTTAAGGGGCATAAGTACATTTTATTCTGTGCAG ATGGAAGAGACAGTGAAGATTGGAGCCAATGTCAGCTTGACTAATTTACTGGAACTGTTTGAGACAGTACAAGAAGACTCATTGCCATACTTTCCTGCGTTTGCTTTGCACTTGCGCCAGGTGGCCACAAACACCATCAGGAAT agtgGTAGTTGGGCTGGCAGTCTCATGCTGAAACACATACACCCTGATTTTGTATCTGATATTTTCACCATACTGGAAACAGTTGGAACACAGATTGTGATTG CTGATGCAGACTCTCAAGAAGGAATTTATAGTCTGACTGACTTTCTCAACCTAGACATGCGAGGCAAAGTTATCACTGCAGCCATCTTACCTCGCTACACAGATATAAATGTGCACATTAGCACTTTCCGTGTTTCTCAGAGATTGCAG AATTGTCATGGGTATGTGACCTCTGGCTTCAACATGACCATAGACCCTAACAAGAACTACACGGTGACATCTCGCCCAACCCTGGTTTTTCAAGGCATCAACAGCAAACTG AATCATGCCACAAATACGGAAGAGTTTCTCGAAGGAAAAGAGCTCGGAAATCCACAAGTTTTAAAAG ATGCTCTGCAATGTCTTGGTCAAGAACTTAACCCTGACAGTAGTCCTGTATTGGCCAGTCCTCAATATCGTCGCACACTGGCACAAGCACTGTTCTACAGA TTTGTCTTGAACGAATGCCCCAATGTTGTGGATCAACGGTTTAAGAGTGGTGCAACTTTCTTGGAGCGGCCAGTGTCATCCGCAGTTCAGACCTatgacacacacaaagaggaGTGGCCTGTTACAGAACCCATGACAAAGAGAGAAGCTGTGTATCAG ACTTCTGGTGTAACTCGCTTTCTGGATGACCAGAGGCCAGCTCAAAGTGAGCTGTATGCAGCTTTTGTTCTGAGCACAGTGGGCAATGCAGTCATCGACACTGTTGATGCATCACAAGCCCTT caactgcCAGGTGTATACAGATACATTCAAGCTACAGACTTTCCAGCAGGGGGAGAGAACAATTTCATGCCTCAAAGTCAGTACTCCATGCCAGAGGAG ATCTTTAGCAGTGGTAAAATTCTGTTTGCTGGCCAGCCTATAGGACTCATTGTAGCTG ACGACACCATGACAGCAGAAACTGCAGCATCCCTTGTTAAGGTCACATACAAAGATGTCCAACCTCCCCTGCTGAATCTTGACGAAGCTATCAAACAAAAGTCCTTCTTTCCTGGTGCACCTAACCCTCTTATTGTGGGAGATCCAGATG CTGCTATTAAGGGATCCCCCAGGCGCATATCAGGCAGTATTGAGTGTGGCACACAATATCATTTTCAGCTTGAAACACAAATTGCAAGGTGTTGCCTCAATGACTCAGGTGGCATTGAAGTTGAAGCATCCACTCAGTGGATTGATGGAACTTGTGAAATTGTGGCCAAGGTTCTGAACATACCCCAGAGCAG TGTGATGGTGGAAGTAAAGCGTCTGGGAGGAGCATTTGGATCCAAAATTTCTCGAAATTTCCAAGTGTCAGGAGCTTGTGCTTTGGCAGCATACATCATGCAACA ACCAGTTCGCCTTCGAATGGGTTTTCATGACAACATGAAAGCAATTGGAAAGCGGTTTCCTTTCCATGCAGACTATGAA gTGGGGTTCACAGAGGACGGCTTGCTGAATGgcatcaagatttttttctatgctGATTGTGGGTCTTCCCCAAATGAAAACTCAGTCATCAATATGTATATCTGGATGGACAATG CTTACCATTGTGACAACTGGAATTTCACCCCAGCTTTAGTGAAAACCAACAAACCATCCAATGCTTATTGCCGTTCTCCTG GTTCTGTACCAGCCCAGTTCATTATGGAATCAATCATGGAGCATGTCGCCAAGACTATCAATAAAGACCCCAGTGAAGTCCGCAAGCTCAATCTGTATCAGAAAGGGCAG ACATCTGCTGGTGGCATGAAACTAGACTACTGTATTATCAGGGATCTTGTGGCACAACTTGAGGCATCATCTGACTTGGCTGTTCGTAAAAAGACAGTAGAGGACTACAATAAG GCCAACAGGTGGAAAAAACGTGGACTTTCACTGGTGCCAACACGATTTGGTCTTGTTTGGCGGAGTGGCTACTTTAATGTGTTTGTAGCTATCTACCACAGCGATGGCACTATTGTTATTGaacatggtggcatagaagtTGGACAAGGTATCAACCAAAAG GTGGCCCAAGTGTGTGCCTATGAACTAGGGGTGCCACTGAACCTTATACGTGTTCAGAAGGGATCTTCGGTTACCAATGCCAACTCAATGACCACAGGTGGCAGCATCACGAGTGAACTGAACTGCTTG GGTGTTGTGAATTGCTGTGAGCAGCTCAAAGAACGCATGGCTCTTGTCCGCCAGAAGATGAAGAATCCAACATGGCAGCAGCTAGTTACGGCCTGCTATCAGCAGGGTGTGGATCTTTGTGCCAGATTCAT gacTAATCCTCAGGATAAATATGACTGCCACTACAATGTTTATGGGGCAGCAGTGACGGAGGCAGAGATAGATGTTTTGACTGGACAATCACAGCTCCTGCGCTGTGACATCCTCTTTGACTGTGGTGAAAG CATAAATCCTGAGATAGACATTGGACAGATTGAGGGGGGATTTGTTATGGGACTTGGGTATCACCTGACAGAGAAGATGAAATATGATCCAGACACAGGAGTGGCCCTCACTGCTGGGACATgg GAATACAAACCTCCTATGGCAAAGAATTTGCCGATTGATTTTCGCTTGGATTTACTCAAGAATGCACCTAATCCAATGGGTGTCCTTGGATCTAAGG GTTCTGGTGAGCCACCTTTAGTGATGTCCTCTTCTGCCCTGTTTGCCATCAAACATGCAGCTGAGGCTGCTCGAGCTGAGATTGGACAAGatgtcttcttttctctta ATTCCCCAAGTTTGGTAGAAGATGTTCAAACAATATGTTTGCTGGATGCTTCTCAGATGCTTTTCAGCTGA